One genomic window of Luteitalea pratensis includes the following:
- the ahcY gene encoding adenosylhomocysteinase, with amino-acid sequence MTPAVATESLHAFAQAEKAGRPAFKVKDLSQADFGRKEIRLAEQEMPGLMAIREEFAAKKPLAGVKIMGSLHMTVQTAVLIETLDALGADVRWVSCNIFSTQDHAAAAVVVGRPETGGTVQNPKGIPVFAWKGETLDEYWWCTKESLVWPDGSGPEQIVDDGGDATLFVHKALEYGTADKVPAFDAEKEPEEWGIILQTLRDELGKASAQWQAIARGIKGVSEETTTGVHRLYEMMAAGTLLFPAINVNDAVTKSKFDNLYGCRHSLTDGIMRASDVMLSGKVAVVFGYGDVGKGCAQSLRGQGARVIITEIDPICALQAAMEGYQVTTIGDVVATADIFITATGNRNIITAEHMARMKDKAIVGNIGHFDNEIDMAGLKKVAGIERINIKPQYDEWRFPDGHSVMILAEGRLLNLGCATGHPSFVMSASFTNQVMAQLELHTNNTAYAKKVYVLPKRLDEKVARLHLEKLGVKLTVLAKEQADYIGVPVDGPYKADHYRY; translated from the coding sequence ATGACCCCTGCAGTCGCAACCGAGTCGTTGCATGCGTTTGCCCAGGCCGAGAAGGCCGGGCGCCCGGCTTTCAAGGTCAAGGATCTGTCGCAGGCCGACTTCGGCCGCAAGGAGATCCGTCTCGCCGAGCAGGAGATGCCCGGCCTGATGGCGATTCGCGAGGAGTTCGCCGCGAAGAAGCCGCTTGCCGGTGTGAAGATCATGGGCAGCCTGCACATGACCGTGCAGACCGCCGTCCTCATCGAGACGCTCGATGCCCTCGGCGCCGACGTGCGCTGGGTGTCCTGCAACATCTTCTCGACGCAGGATCACGCGGCTGCCGCGGTGGTCGTCGGTCGTCCGGAGACGGGCGGCACCGTGCAGAACCCGAAGGGCATCCCGGTGTTTGCGTGGAAGGGCGAGACGCTGGACGAGTACTGGTGGTGCACGAAGGAGTCCCTCGTGTGGCCGGACGGCAGCGGCCCCGAACAGATCGTCGACGACGGCGGCGATGCGACGCTGTTCGTGCACAAGGCGCTCGAGTACGGCACGGCCGACAAGGTCCCGGCCTTCGATGCCGAGAAGGAGCCGGAGGAGTGGGGCATCATCCTCCAGACGCTGCGTGACGAGCTCGGCAAGGCGTCGGCCCAGTGGCAGGCGATCGCGCGCGGCATCAAGGGCGTCAGCGAGGAGACGACCACGGGCGTTCACCGCCTGTACGAGATGATGGCCGCCGGCACGCTGCTGTTCCCGGCGATCAACGTCAACGACGCGGTCACCAAGAGCAAGTTCGACAACCTGTACGGCTGCCGCCACTCGCTGACCGACGGCATCATGCGCGCCAGCGACGTGATGCTCTCGGGCAAGGTCGCCGTGGTGTTCGGCTACGGTGACGTCGGCAAGGGCTGTGCGCAGTCGCTGCGTGGCCAGGGCGCGCGCGTCATCATCACCGAGATCGACCCCATCTGCGCGCTGCAGGCCGCGATGGAAGGCTATCAGGTGACGACGATCGGCGACGTGGTCGCGACCGCCGACATCTTCATCACCGCGACGGGCAACCGCAACATCATCACCGCCGAGCACATGGCGAGGATGAAGGACAAGGCCATCGTCGGTAACATCGGTCACTTCGACAACGAGATCGACATGGCCGGGCTGAAGAAGGTCGCGGGCATCGAGCGGATCAACATCAAGCCGCAGTACGACGAGTGGCGCTTCCCGGACGGCCACAGCGTGATGATCCTCGCCGAGGGGCGTCTGCTCAACCTCGGCTGCGCGACCGGTCACCCGAGCTTCGTGATGTCGGCCTCGTTCACCAACCAGGTGATGGCGCAACTCGAGCTGCACACCAACAACACGGCGTACGCCAAGAAGGTGTACGTGCTCCCCAAGCGCCTCGACGAGAAGGTCGCGCGCCTGCACCTCGAGAAGCTCGGGGTCAAGCTGACGGTGCTCGCCAAGGAGCAGGCCGACTACATCGGCGTGCCGGTCGATGGGCCGTACAAGGCGGACCACTACCGGTACTGA
- a CDS encoding ArsR/SmtB family transcription factor gives MNQLTSPVLAHLNVLGDPLRARLLLVLEGQTLAVGELCDILQLPQSTISRHLKTLTDGGWSQVRREGTSRLYSLVTEDLDPASNDLWRVVKAQLVTTAAVAQDRVRLTRVLAQRRTESAAFFSRTAGEWDDVRDDLYGSTFHLDGLLAACDPSWTVADLGCGTGRTAAALAPFVQRVVAVDASPEMLGAARERLRGTRNVDVREGTLEAVPVADGAVDLALLVLVLHHLADPAAVLKEARRVLAPGGRVLVIDMQPHDREEYRGQMGHVWLGFSEPQIGRLLAGAGFDGTRVVPLSPAPGVRGPALFVARATAGKSSLSERT, from the coding sequence ATGAATCAACTCACCTCGCCGGTTCTGGCGCACCTCAACGTTCTCGGCGACCCCTTGCGGGCGCGTTTGCTGCTGGTCCTCGAGGGGCAGACGCTGGCCGTGGGTGAGTTGTGCGACATCCTGCAGCTCCCGCAATCCACCATCAGCCGCCACCTGAAGACGCTCACCGACGGGGGCTGGTCCCAGGTTCGCCGCGAGGGCACGAGCCGTTTGTACTCGTTGGTGACCGAGGACCTCGACCCCGCGTCCAACGACCTCTGGCGCGTCGTCAAGGCGCAACTGGTGACGACAGCGGCAGTGGCGCAGGACCGCGTACGACTGACGCGGGTGCTGGCGCAACGCCGGACCGAGTCAGCGGCGTTCTTCTCACGCACGGCAGGCGAGTGGGACGACGTGCGCGACGACCTGTACGGCAGTACGTTCCACCTGGACGGCCTACTGGCCGCCTGCGACCCGTCATGGACGGTTGCCGATCTCGGCTGCGGCACAGGACGGACTGCCGCGGCGCTGGCGCCGTTCGTGCAACGAGTGGTGGCCGTCGACGCGTCGCCCGAGATGCTCGGCGCGGCGCGCGAGCGCTTGCGCGGCACGCGGAACGTCGACGTCCGCGAAGGCACGCTGGAAGCGGTGCCGGTCGCCGACGGCGCTGTCGACCTCGCGCTGCTCGTGCTGGTGCTGCATCACCTCGCGGATCCGGCAGCGGTCCTCAAGGAAGCGCGGCGCGTGCTCGCACCCGGTGGACGCGTCCTTGTGATCGACATGCAGCCGCACGACCGCGAGGAGTATCGTGGCCAGATGGGCCATGTCTGGCTCGGGTTCTCCGAGCCGCAGATTGGCCGGCTCCTCGCAGGCGCCGGTTTCGACGGAACGCGGGTGGTGCCGCTGTCCCCGGCGCCGGGCGTGCGTGGCCCGGCCTTGTTCGTCGCCCGGGCCACCGCGGGCAAGTCCTCATTGTCGGAAAGAACTTGA
- the metH gene encoding methionine synthase: protein MTSATALKLKQSCQSRLLFIDGAMGTMIQRHQLAEADYRGERFASHGHDLRGNNDLLVLTRPDIIQGIHEQYLEAGADIVETNTFNGTAIAQSDYGLEAIVHELNVAAARVARAAVDTWNARTPDHPRYVAGAIGPTNRTLSISPDVNDPAFRAVSFDAVREAYETQVDGLLDGGVDLLLIETIFDTLNAKAAALAVRNVFDRRGVEIPVMLSVTITDRSGRTLSGQTVEAFWISMGHVRPFSVGLNCALGAEDMRPYLQDLSAIAECFVSCYPNAGLPNAFGGYDETPEQMAGVLSGFAREGLLNIIGGCCGTTPDHIRAMVEACQGVSPRVVPTDIPRHSRFSGLEPLEIRPESNFQMVGERTNVTGSAKFMRLIKAGDFTAAVDVATEQVRNGANILDVNMDEGMLDSEASMTTFLNLLATEPEVARVPFMIDSSKWSVLEAGLKCVQGKAVVNSISLKEGEADFLAKARTVRAYGAAVIVMAFDEVGQADTVERKVAICQRAYGLLTEQIGFPPGDIIFDPNVLAIATGLEEHNEYAINFIEATRQIRATCPGALISGGISNLSFSFRGNDLVREAIHSAFLFHAIKAGLTMGIVNAGQLAVYEDIPAELLGLVEDVLFNRRADATERLVARAEQVRGSGSKREVDLAWREAPVQQRLSYALVHGVVDFIEADVEEARQQYARPLEVIEGPLMDGMKTVGDLFGQGKMFLPQVVKSARAMKRAVAVLLPFMEAEKAAGGARAQGKVLIATVKGDVHDIGKNIVSVVLGCNNYEVIDLGVMVPTDKILKAAEEHQADVIGLSGLITPSLDEMVGVAREMERRGLKVPLLIGGATTSPQHTAVKIAPEYSGVAVHVLDASRAVAVVSSVLSETQAPAYGKQVRDDQARVREMHQKRQEKPLLSLRKARDNRLKVDWAAELLPTPSFTGRRELTLTVAQLRPYIDWTFFFNAWELKGKLPAIFEHPKYGDEARSLYEHAQQMLDRLEAGALTCRAVYGFWPANADGDDVVLYEDATRRQELARFPMLRQQEPKPDTKPNRSLADFVAPVGHGPDHIGAFAVTVHGAEAQARGFEAAHDDYNAIMVKLLADRLAEAAAEYLHAQARREWGYGADEQLTAEQLAAEKYRGIRPAFGYPACPDHTEKQTLFRLLDAEAIGVALTESCAMWPAASVSGLYFAHPQAAYFMIGRLGEDQVEDYARRKGMSRDEAEKWLAPNLAYAAVTAGTC, encoded by the coding sequence ATGACGAGTGCGACCGCCCTGAAACTCAAGCAATCGTGTCAAAGCCGGCTGCTGTTCATCGATGGGGCGATGGGCACCATGATCCAGCGCCACCAGCTCGCCGAGGCCGACTATCGCGGTGAGCGCTTTGCGTCGCACGGCCACGACCTGCGTGGCAACAACGACCTCCTGGTCCTGACGCGCCCCGACATCATCCAGGGCATCCACGAGCAGTACCTCGAGGCCGGCGCCGACATCGTCGAGACCAACACGTTCAATGGCACCGCGATCGCGCAGTCCGACTACGGGCTCGAGGCGATCGTGCACGAGCTGAACGTGGCTGCGGCGCGAGTCGCGCGGGCGGCCGTGGACACGTGGAACGCCAGGACGCCAGATCATCCCCGCTACGTCGCCGGCGCGATCGGCCCCACCAATCGCACGCTGTCGATCTCGCCCGACGTGAACGATCCGGCGTTCCGTGCCGTGAGCTTCGACGCGGTCCGCGAGGCCTACGAGACGCAGGTCGATGGGTTGCTCGACGGCGGTGTGGACCTGTTGCTGATCGAGACCATCTTCGACACGCTGAACGCGAAGGCCGCGGCCCTGGCCGTGCGCAACGTCTTCGATCGTCGCGGCGTCGAGATCCCGGTGATGCTGTCGGTGACGATCACCGATCGCAGCGGACGGACACTGTCGGGCCAGACCGTCGAGGCCTTCTGGATCTCGATGGGGCACGTGCGGCCGTTCAGCGTCGGCCTCAATTGCGCGCTCGGTGCCGAGGACATGCGTCCGTACCTGCAGGACCTGTCGGCGATCGCCGAGTGCTTCGTCTCGTGCTACCCGAATGCCGGACTGCCCAATGCGTTTGGCGGGTACGACGAGACGCCAGAGCAGATGGCGGGCGTGCTCAGTGGCTTCGCCCGCGAGGGACTGCTGAACATCATCGGCGGCTGCTGCGGCACGACGCCCGATCACATTCGCGCGATGGTCGAGGCCTGCCAGGGCGTCTCACCGCGTGTCGTGCCGACCGACATCCCACGCCATAGCCGGTTCTCCGGGCTCGAGCCGCTCGAGATCCGCCCCGAGAGCAACTTCCAGATGGTCGGCGAGCGCACCAACGTCACCGGCTCGGCGAAGTTCATGCGCCTGATCAAGGCCGGCGATTTCACCGCCGCCGTCGACGTGGCGACCGAGCAGGTGCGCAACGGCGCCAACATCCTCGACGTGAACATGGACGAGGGCATGCTCGACAGCGAAGCGAGCATGACGACATTCCTCAACCTGCTCGCCACCGAGCCGGAAGTGGCGCGGGTCCCTTTCATGATCGACAGCTCGAAGTGGTCGGTGCTCGAGGCCGGCCTGAAGTGCGTACAGGGCAAGGCCGTCGTCAACTCGATCAGCCTGAAGGAAGGCGAGGCCGACTTCCTCGCGAAGGCACGTACCGTGCGCGCGTACGGCGCGGCGGTCATCGTGATGGCGTTCGACGAGGTCGGCCAGGCCGACACCGTCGAGCGGAAGGTGGCGATCTGCCAGCGGGCGTACGGGCTGCTCACCGAGCAGATCGGGTTCCCGCCGGGCGACATCATCTTCGACCCCAACGTCCTCGCGATTGCGACAGGACTCGAGGAGCACAACGAGTACGCGATCAACTTCATCGAGGCGACGCGCCAGATCCGGGCGACGTGCCCCGGCGCCTTGATCAGCGGCGGCATCAGCAACCTGTCGTTCAGTTTCCGCGGCAACGACCTGGTGCGGGAGGCCATCCACTCGGCATTCCTGTTCCACGCCATCAAGGCCGGCCTGACGATGGGCATCGTCAATGCGGGACAGCTGGCGGTGTACGAAGACATCCCGGCCGAACTGCTCGGACTGGTCGAGGACGTGTTGTTCAACCGGCGGGCTGACGCGACCGAACGCCTGGTGGCGCGCGCCGAGCAGGTGCGGGGCAGTGGCTCGAAGCGCGAGGTGGACCTCGCCTGGCGCGAGGCGCCGGTGCAGCAGCGCCTCTCCTATGCGCTGGTCCATGGCGTCGTCGACTTCATCGAGGCCGACGTCGAGGAGGCCCGCCAGCAGTACGCGCGGCCGCTCGAGGTGATCGAGGGTCCGCTCATGGACGGCATGAAGACCGTGGGCGACCTGTTCGGCCAGGGCAAGATGTTCCTGCCGCAGGTCGTCAAGAGCGCGCGCGCGATGAAGCGCGCGGTAGCCGTGTTGTTGCCGTTCATGGAGGCCGAGAAAGCCGCCGGCGGCGCGCGGGCGCAAGGAAAGGTGCTCATCGCCACCGTCAAGGGCGACGTGCACGACATCGGCAAGAACATCGTCTCGGTGGTCCTCGGCTGCAACAACTACGAGGTGATCGACCTCGGCGTGATGGTGCCGACCGACAAGATCCTGAAGGCGGCTGAGGAGCACCAGGCCGACGTGATTGGCCTCAGTGGCCTGATCACGCCGTCGCTCGACGAGATGGTCGGCGTGGCCCGCGAGATGGAGCGGCGCGGCCTCAAGGTGCCGCTGCTCATCGGAGGAGCCACGACCAGTCCGCAGCACACGGCGGTCAAGATCGCACCGGAGTACTCGGGCGTCGCTGTGCACGTGCTCGACGCCTCGCGCGCGGTGGCCGTCGTGTCGAGTGTGCTTTCGGAGACGCAGGCGCCGGCGTACGGGAAGCAGGTGCGCGACGACCAGGCACGCGTGCGCGAGATGCACCAGAAACGCCAGGAGAAGCCGCTGCTCTCGTTGCGTAAGGCCCGCGACAATCGGCTCAAGGTGGATTGGGCGGCCGAGCTGCTGCCGACGCCGTCCTTCACGGGGCGTCGCGAGCTGACGCTGACCGTGGCGCAGCTGCGGCCCTACATCGACTGGACGTTCTTCTTCAACGCGTGGGAGCTCAAGGGCAAGCTGCCGGCCATCTTCGAGCACCCGAAGTACGGCGACGAGGCGAGGTCGCTGTACGAGCACGCCCAGCAGATGCTCGACAGGCTGGAGGCCGGCGCGTTGACCTGTCGCGCAGTGTACGGCTTCTGGCCTGCCAACGCCGATGGCGACGATGTCGTGCTGTACGAGGATGCGACGCGACGCCAGGAGCTGGCGCGGTTCCCGATGTTGCGTCAACAGGAGCCGAAGCCGGACACCAAGCCGAATCGATCCCTGGCTGATTTCGTGGCTCCCGTCGGTCACGGCCCGGACCACATCGGTGCCTTTGCGGTCACCGTCCATGGCGCCGAGGCGCAGGCCAGGGGCTTCGAGGCCGCGCACGACGACTACAACGCGATCATGGTCAAGCTGCTGGCCGATCGCCTTGCTGAGGCCGCCGCGGAGTACCTGCACGCGCAGGCGCGCCGCGAATGGGGCTACGGCGCGGATGAACAGCTGACGGCCGAGCAACTGGCGGCCGAGAAGTACCGGGGCATCCGGCCCGCCTTCGGGTATCCGGCGTGCCCGGATCACACCGAGAAGCAGACGCTCTTCCGGCTGCTCGACGCCGAGGCCATCGGCGTGGCGCTGACCGAGAGCTGCGCGATGTGGCCGGCCGCGAGTGTGTCCGGCCTCTACTTCGCCCATCCACAGGCGGCGTACTTCATGATCGGCCGCCTCGGCGAGGACCAGGTGGAAGACTACGCTCGCCGCAAGGGCATGTCGCGCGACGAGGCCGAGAAGTGGCTCGCACCAAACCTCGCGTATGCCGCCGTGACCGCCGGCACCTGTTGA